From Rhizobium sp. NZLR1, a single genomic window includes:
- a CDS encoding heme peroxidase family protein codes for MARSKHGSPVRGMDSVAHSSVRDQRFGRMFRNLPAAAFTEDALTDLAKTMFQGEFAEKIEEGKPVDVALDEREPEDENPAIPAGFTYFGQFLDHDITFDPVSSLDRFNDPDALQDFRTPRLDLDSVYGSGPADQPFLYEDDELHLLLGDDKDFDKTRNSRPDLPRNAAEIRRALLGDKRNDENVIVSQLHATFLRFHNKVVDTSRSRDFGLCQQTVRWHYQWIVLHDFLPRIIGKETYERVIVGRGEKPNVRFYNPQGRYAFIPVEFSVAAYRYGHTMVRPSYSLNRTVTRPDPIEQRFNGKKAKFNRIPIFSLTDVIQHPRANLNGFRELPDFWAIDWAFFFDGVAPEGAPPAGAVLPQPSYKLDTTLVDPLTSLPDHQREPIHIRRALAALNLLRGWRLGLPSGQAVARHMEMEALSDEQLFDSEDAERKRARGALLSDQSGIFKDNAPLWFYILREAEIFGNSQHLGPVGGTIIAEVIAGLIREDRHSFLAQWPKWRPTLPSAGAGHFTMADLINFTNR; via the coding sequence ATGGCTCGCAGCAAGCATGGTTCGCCAGTAAGAGGCATGGATAGCGTCGCGCATTCGAGTGTTCGCGACCAGAGATTCGGGAGGATGTTTCGCAACCTGCCGGCCGCCGCGTTTACCGAGGATGCACTCACCGATCTTGCGAAAACGATGTTCCAGGGGGAGTTCGCCGAGAAGATCGAAGAGGGAAAACCCGTCGATGTCGCGCTTGACGAGCGGGAGCCCGAAGACGAGAACCCGGCAATTCCTGCCGGATTCACCTATTTCGGTCAGTTTCTCGATCATGACATCACATTCGATCCGGTCTCGTCGCTCGACCGCTTCAACGATCCGGATGCTCTGCAGGATTTCCGTACGCCACGCCTCGACCTGGACTCCGTCTATGGTTCGGGGCCGGCCGATCAGCCTTTCCTCTACGAGGACGATGAACTTCATCTGTTGCTCGGGGACGACAAGGATTTCGACAAGACTCGAAACAGCCGCCCCGATCTGCCGAGGAACGCGGCCGAAATCCGGCGCGCGCTGCTCGGCGACAAGCGCAACGACGAAAACGTGATCGTCTCGCAGCTCCACGCCACCTTCCTCCGGTTCCACAACAAGGTCGTCGATACGTCGCGCAGCCGCGATTTCGGGCTCTGTCAGCAGACGGTGCGCTGGCACTACCAGTGGATCGTCCTGCATGATTTCCTGCCCCGTATCATCGGCAAAGAGACCTACGAGCGCGTCATCGTCGGGAGAGGCGAAAAGCCGAATGTCCGCTTCTACAATCCACAGGGCCGCTACGCCTTCATCCCCGTCGAATTCTCGGTGGCGGCATACCGATACGGTCATACAATGGTGAGACCGAGCTATTCGCTGAACCGAACCGTCACGAGGCCCGACCCGATCGAGCAGCGGTTCAACGGGAAAAAGGCAAAGTTCAATCGCATTCCGATTTTCTCTCTGACTGACGTGATCCAGCACCCGCGGGCAAATTTGAACGGTTTTCGCGAGTTACCCGACTTCTGGGCGATCGACTGGGCCTTCTTCTTCGACGGGGTCGCGCCCGAAGGGGCGCCGCCGGCTGGCGCAGTCCTGCCGCAGCCCTCCTACAAGCTCGATACGACGTTGGTCGATCCGCTGACGAGCCTGCCCGATCACCAAAGGGAGCCGATCCATATCCGCAGGGCGCTCGCCGCCTTGAACCTGCTGCGCGGCTGGCGGCTCGGACTGCCTTCCGGCCAGGCGGTGGCGCGCCATATGGAAATGGAGGCGCTGTCGGATGAGCAGCTGTTCGACAGCGAGGATGCCGAGAGGAAGCGGGCGCGCGGCGCGTTGCTGAGCGATCAGTCCGGGATTTTCAAGGATAACGCGCCGTTGTGGTTCTACATCCTGCGCGAGGCGGAGATCTTTGGAAACAGCCAGCATCTCGGGCCGGTCGGCGGCACGATCATCGCCGAGGTCATCGCCGGCCTGATCCGCGAGGATCGGCATTCCTTCCTGGCGCAATGGCCGAAATGGCGGCCGACATTGCCGAGCGCAGGGGCGGGGCATTTCACCATGGCGGATCTGATCAATTTCACCAACAGGTAG
- a CDS encoding extensin family protein — translation MAFVSFPRRALLPLLLSASLTTCSISEGLVPPANVDNGTRVSSISPAARMAPSVRMARSERLAPAESQASYPVSSAPAGNSQGSVDYLDTPNLAGAGHAAPAARRGRLPMIDSDEALAAGQSSSNWGGTQNLAVPSGGVNMDDELGAEPVVGLAQEQQQQIAEGNATEPVVDGIGTDSPKQVNQPLRQPVPRAMPQPAAQAQMSRAPAWNDGSPVVAPSRVPEEDESEEVAMLRPNNPMMSEPAAPVDPSVMPTSELACRRELKRMGVLFDEKAPISNGPACQVPYPVSLKGLSGNIGVQPAVTLNCQVTLAFAKWVKNELAPSARYRYWSGIKTIQPLGGYSCRRMNNSRQKYNPMSEHARGNAIDVGKFVLKNGHEIDVRKKGLFSLREGRLLKAVRSDSCRYFNTVLGPGSNPEHWNHFHFDLRSRKSSKAYCD, via the coding sequence ATGGCGTTTGTTTCCTTTCCTCGGCGAGCCCTTTTGCCCCTGCTGCTCTCGGCGTCGCTGACCACCTGTTCGATCAGCGAGGGGCTTGTGCCGCCGGCCAATGTCGACAACGGCACCAGAGTGAGCTCGATCTCGCCGGCGGCGCGCATGGCGCCCTCGGTCCGCATGGCGCGTTCGGAGCGCCTTGCGCCCGCGGAAAGCCAGGCCTCCTATCCAGTTTCCAGTGCGCCTGCCGGCAATAGCCAGGGGTCCGTCGACTACCTCGATACGCCGAACCTTGCCGGCGCCGGCCATGCCGCGCCGGCGGCGCGCAGGGGCCGCCTGCCGATGATCGACAGCGACGAGGCGCTGGCGGCGGGCCAGTCGAGCAGCAATTGGGGCGGCACGCAGAACCTTGCGGTCCCGTCCGGCGGCGTCAATATGGATGACGAGCTTGGGGCAGAGCCGGTCGTCGGGTTGGCGCAGGAACAACAGCAGCAGATCGCCGAGGGAAATGCGACGGAGCCGGTCGTTGACGGAATCGGCACCGATAGCCCGAAGCAGGTGAACCAGCCGCTACGCCAGCCCGTACCGCGGGCGATGCCGCAGCCGGCGGCACAAGCGCAAATGAGCCGGGCGCCGGCCTGGAACGACGGCAGCCCTGTGGTGGCGCCGTCACGCGTTCCGGAAGAGGACGAAAGCGAAGAGGTCGCGATGCTGCGACCGAACAATCCGATGATGAGCGAACCGGCGGCACCCGTCGACCCCAGCGTCATGCCGACCTCCGAGCTTGCCTGCCGGCGCGAGCTGAAGCGTATGGGTGTGCTCTTCGACGAAAAGGCGCCGATTTCCAACGGGCCTGCCTGTCAGGTGCCCTATCCGGTGTCGCTGAAGGGGCTTTCCGGCAATATTGGCGTGCAGCCGGCGGTGACGCTGAACTGCCAGGTGACGCTCGCCTTCGCCAAATGGGTGAAGAACGAGTTGGCACCGTCCGCCCGCTACCGCTACTGGAGCGGCATCAAGACGATCCAGCCGCTCGGCGGCTATTCCTGCCGGCGCATGAACAACAGCCGGCAGAAATACAATCCGATGTCGGAACACGCTCGCGGCAACGCGATCGACGTCGGCAAGTTCGTGCTGAAGAACGGCCACGAGATCGACGTACGCAAAAAGGGTCTCTTTTCGCTGCGCGAAGGCCGGCTGCTGAAGGCGGTGCGCAGCGACAGTTGCCGCTATTTCAATACCGTGCTCGGCCCTGGCAGCAACCCCGAACACTGGAACCATTTCCATTTCGATCTGCGGTCCCGCAAGAGCAGCAAGGCCTATTGCGACTGA
- a CDS encoding DUF1501 domain-containing protein — protein MTLSMNRISLSRRGFLTSACCLAAAPVFTPVTFAAMPGDNRFVTIVLRGAMDGLDLVQPYGDAGFAALRPTLALTPDTGLLDLDGHFGLNPAAADLMPLWKSRELAFVHAVSTPYRDQRSHFDGQDMLESGGEHVAEEKTGWLNRALAAIPRSDARKAIDVNPSTELILSGPNDVDVWASDSNLAPARDEMQFLMRLYAGDPPFAAALAEATRADTASMMVEPDGQRGEKTADVAALAANMLKGDYRIASFSITGWDTHIGQAGQFKRPVRDLAQAINTLKTTLGAEIWAKTVVLAMTEFGRTARQNGSAGTDHGTGGCALLAGGAINGGRILGRWPGIGDGQLLDDRDLMPTADVRELAAAMLYRQFDVGVDDLTGKIFPGLGFDKGSQFLRG, from the coding sequence ATGACGCTGTCCATGAACCGGATCTCGCTTTCCCGCCGTGGCTTTCTGACGTCGGCCTGCTGTCTGGCCGCTGCCCCCGTCTTCACGCCGGTCACCTTTGCGGCGATGCCGGGAGACAATCGTTTCGTCACCATCGTATTGCGCGGCGCGATGGACGGGCTGGACCTAGTGCAGCCCTATGGCGATGCCGGTTTTGCCGCGCTCCGGCCGACGCTGGCGCTGACGCCAGATACAGGGCTTCTCGATCTCGACGGGCATTTCGGCCTCAATCCCGCCGCTGCCGACCTGATGCCGCTGTGGAAGAGCCGGGAGCTTGCCTTCGTGCACGCGGTGTCGACGCCCTATCGCGACCAGCGCAGCCATTTCGATGGGCAGGACATGCTGGAATCCGGCGGCGAACATGTCGCCGAGGAAAAGACTGGCTGGCTGAACCGAGCGCTCGCCGCCATTCCGCGCTCGGATGCGCGCAAGGCGATCGACGTCAACCCCTCGACGGAGCTTATTCTCTCCGGCCCGAACGACGTCGACGTCTGGGCGTCGGATTCCAATCTGGCGCCGGCACGCGACGAGATGCAATTCCTGATGCGGCTTTATGCCGGCGATCCGCCGTTTGCTGCTGCACTTGCCGAGGCAACGCGGGCCGACACCGCCTCGATGATGGTCGAGCCGGATGGCCAGCGCGGCGAAAAGACCGCCGATGTGGCAGCGCTTGCGGCCAACATGCTGAAGGGCGACTACCGCATCGCCAGCTTCTCGATCACAGGCTGGGACACGCATATCGGCCAGGCCGGCCAGTTCAAGCGGCCGGTGCGGGATCTGGCGCAGGCGATCAACACGCTGAAGACGACGCTTGGGGCCGAGATCTGGGCAAAGACGGTGGTGCTCGCCATGACCGAATTCGGCCGCACCGCCCGCCAGAACGGCTCCGCCGGCACCGACCACGGCACCGGCGGCTGCGCCCTGCTTGCCGGCGGCGCCATCAACGGCGGCCGCATCCTCGGTCGCTGGCCGGGCATCGGCGACGGTCAGCTGCTCGACGACCGCGACCTGATGCCGACCGCCGACGTGCGCGAACTCGCCGCGGCGATGTTGTATCGGCAGTTCGATGTCGGCGTGGATGATCTGACGGGGAAGATCTTTCCCGGGTTGGGGTTTGACAAGGGGTCGCAGTTTTTGCGTGGGTGA
- a CDS encoding methyl-accepting chemotaxis protein — translation MRNVKISTRLYCLVGFTLAVLAATMVFFLNYSYSELEAERKAGLAQMDATALGIFDKYYRMEQAGTMTREQAQAAAKDVIGAMRYGADGYFWINDMHPTMVMHPIKPALNGTDISQMKDPNGKFLFVEFVNKVKKDGKGFVDYYWPKPGADQPVLKYSYVAGFEPWGWIVGTGVYADDLAALYRQNAIWAAVLCLLGAAATIAIAYAIVRSVTAPIARLKAAMNAIAAEEASVEIAGSDRRDEIGQMAKALLVLRDSVDERSALRGREDERQRQIEDERRGNEASLRSASDRQNRAMQALGVGLEKLAGGDLTVAIDDIGEDYAKLRSDFNTAVDALNGVIQAIAESSRVVNESANDISEATGNLSKRTEQQAAALEETAAALDEITATVKTASERANEAREMVAETKVSAGRSGDIVRNAVTAMGRIEESSSRINQIISVIDEIAFQTNLLALNAGVEAARAGEAGRGFAVVAQEVRELAQRSANAAKEIKTLISRSAAEVEGGVALVRSTGEALVEIEGLVNRVNDHVASIATAAREQSTGLNEINGSVNHMDQMTQQNAAMVEETTAASRTLADESTQLKTLLANFRLRAEQRAEARYTRAA, via the coding sequence ATGCGCAACGTCAAGATTTCCACCCGCCTTTACTGCCTCGTAGGCTTCACCCTTGCCGTGCTGGCGGCGACGATGGTGTTCTTTTTGAACTATTCCTATTCCGAACTGGAAGCGGAGCGGAAGGCGGGGCTGGCGCAGATGGATGCGACGGCGCTCGGCATATTCGACAAATATTACAGGATGGAGCAGGCGGGCACGATGACCCGCGAACAGGCGCAGGCGGCCGCCAAGGACGTGATCGGTGCGATGCGCTACGGCGCCGACGGTTATTTCTGGATCAACGACATGCATCCCACCATGGTGATGCACCCGATCAAGCCGGCGCTTAATGGCACTGATATCTCGCAGATGAAGGATCCGAACGGCAAATTCCTGTTCGTCGAATTCGTCAACAAGGTGAAGAAGGATGGCAAGGGTTTCGTCGACTATTACTGGCCGAAGCCGGGCGCCGATCAGCCGGTGCTGAAATATTCCTATGTCGCCGGTTTTGAGCCCTGGGGTTGGATCGTCGGCACCGGGGTCTATGCCGATGATCTTGCCGCGCTCTATCGTCAGAACGCGATCTGGGCGGCGGTGCTCTGCCTGCTCGGGGCCGCCGCCACGATTGCCATCGCTTACGCCATCGTGCGCAGCGTCACGGCGCCGATCGCCCGGCTAAAGGCGGCGATGAATGCGATCGCCGCCGAAGAGGCGTCAGTGGAAATCGCCGGCAGCGACCGGCGCGACGAGATCGGCCAGATGGCCAAGGCATTGCTGGTGCTGCGCGACTCCGTCGACGAACGCAGCGCGCTGCGCGGACGGGAAGATGAAAGGCAGCGGCAGATCGAGGATGAGCGACGCGGCAACGAGGCAAGCCTGCGCTCGGCCTCCGACCGGCAAAACCGGGCAATGCAGGCGCTCGGCGTTGGCCTGGAAAAGCTCGCAGGCGGCGATCTGACAGTTGCGATCGACGATATCGGCGAGGATTACGCCAAGCTTAGAAGCGATTTCAACACCGCCGTCGATGCGTTGAACGGCGTTATCCAGGCGATCGCCGAATCGAGCCGCGTGGTCAACGAGAGCGCCAACGACATCAGCGAAGCGACCGGCAATCTGTCGAAGCGCACCGAACAGCAGGCGGCAGCCCTCGAAGAGACGGCAGCGGCACTCGACGAGATCACCGCGACGGTCAAGACGGCATCCGAGCGGGCGAACGAGGCGCGCGAGATGGTGGCCGAGACCAAAGTCAGCGCCGGGCGCTCCGGCGACATCGTCCGCAATGCGGTGACGGCGATGGGCCGCATCGAGGAATCCTCGAGCCGCATCAACCAGATCATCTCCGTGATCGACGAGATCGCCTTCCAGACGAACCTTCTGGCGCTGAACGCCGGCGTCGAGGCCGCGCGCGCCGGCGAGGCGGGCCGTGGCTTTGCCGTCGTCGCCCAGGAGGTGCGCGAACTCGCGCAGCGTTCGGCCAATGCGGCCAAGGAGATCAAGACGCTGATCAGCCGGTCGGCGGCGGAAGTCGAGGGCGGAGTGGCGCTGGTGCGCTCGACGGGCGAGGCGCTGGTGGAGATCGAAGGGCTGGTCAACCGCGTCAACGACCACGTGGCATCGATTGCGACGGCAGCCCGCGAGCAGTCGACCGGGCTCAACGAGATCAACGGCTCCGTCAATCATATGGACCAGATGACGCAGCAGAACGCGGCAATGGTCGAGGAGACGACGGCGGCAAGCCGCACGCTTGCCGACGAGAGCACCCAGCTGAAGACGCTGCTTGCGAATTTCCGCCTGCGCGCGGAGCAGCGGGCCGAAGCGAGGTATACGCGGGCCGCGTGA
- a CDS encoding DUF1800 domain-containing protein — protein sequence MSLSFPTMAAIRFGYGFRPGEAPPQSKDDLIGQLSKGAAATPDFPLGGPETRHRAILSLQEQLKQIRQDAKSVTDDTTQREMRKGVQRQAQQQFQHDVNLRLMQAVLSPYGFYERLATFWTNHFSTSANKSLPMRLIVPLYEAEAIRPFMSGGFGDLLRSATAHPAMLIYLDQADSLGPDSAGGIKRNKGLNENLGRELLELHTLGAGSGYSQADVTAAAMVLTGLTIDRKEMDIAFRPSISEPGTHEVLGVSYGGRKRSRDDYLDMLDDLAIHPKTAAHISRKLAVHFISDQPDEGMVSDMAMAWKKTDGDLTAVYTAMLDHPAAWRDEGAKARQPFDYVIAGLRALNAGPVNGVVGSFLAANQQGTDEGDMAANTPGMAGSPVATGPAGEARDTRLKAFRTARALGQGALKRMGQPTWLPPSPAGFEEGFSTWITGSQLAERLAWARRASAQFGRDEDPREFLKSTLADAARDETIRVVSQAPNKISGLTLVLASPEFNRR from the coding sequence AGGACGACCTGATCGGTCAGCTCAGCAAGGGGGCGGCGGCAACGCCGGACTTTCCGCTTGGCGGACCCGAGACCCGCCACCGCGCGATCCTCAGCCTGCAGGAGCAACTGAAGCAGATCCGCCAGGACGCCAAGTCGGTGACCGACGATACGACGCAGCGCGAGATGCGGAAGGGCGTGCAGCGGCAAGCGCAGCAGCAGTTCCAGCACGATGTAAATCTGCGCCTGATGCAGGCGGTGCTGTCGCCGTACGGCTTCTACGAGCGGCTGGCGACCTTCTGGACCAATCATTTCTCCACCAGCGCCAATAAAAGCCTGCCGATGCGCCTTATCGTACCGCTCTACGAGGCCGAGGCGATCCGGCCGTTCATGTCGGGCGGGTTCGGTGATCTGCTGCGCAGCGCCACGGCCCATCCGGCCATGCTGATCTATCTCGACCAGGCGGATTCGCTCGGGCCGGATTCAGCCGGCGGCATCAAGCGCAACAAGGGACTGAATGAAAATCTGGGTCGCGAACTGCTGGAACTGCACACGCTCGGCGCCGGCAGCGGCTACAGCCAGGCAGATGTCACGGCGGCGGCCATGGTGCTGACGGGGCTCACCATCGACCGCAAGGAGATGGACATCGCCTTCCGGCCGAGTATCTCAGAGCCCGGCACGCATGAGGTGCTCGGCGTCAGCTATGGCGGGCGCAAGCGCTCACGCGACGACTATCTCGACATGCTCGACGATCTCGCCATCCACCCGAAGACGGCGGCGCATATCAGCCGCAAGCTTGCAGTGCACTTTATCTCCGACCAGCCCGACGAGGGGATGGTGTCCGACATGGCCATGGCCTGGAAGAAGACGGATGGTGATCTCACAGCCGTCTACACCGCCATGCTCGACCATCCTGCCGCCTGGCGTGACGAAGGCGCCAAGGCGCGCCAGCCTTTCGATTATGTCATTGCGGGTCTGAGGGCGCTGAATGCGGGGCCGGTCAACGGCGTCGTCGGCAGTTTCCTGGCGGCAAACCAGCAAGGCACCGATGAGGGCGACATGGCGGCGAATACGCCTGGAATGGCAGGGTCGCCTGTAGCGACGGGTCCTGCCGGCGAGGCGAGGGACACGCGGCTCAAGGCCTTCCGGACGGCGCGGGCGTTGGGGCAGGGGGCGCTGAAGCGCATGGGCCAGCCGACCTGGCTGCCGCCGAGCCCGGCCGGCTTCGAGGAAGGCTTCTCCACCTGGATTACCGGCAGCCAGCTTGCCGAGCGGTTGGCCTGGGCAAGGCGGGCTTCTGCACAGTTCGGGCGCGACGAGGATCCGCGCGAATTTCTGAAATCGACGCTTGCCGATGCGGCGCGCGATGAGACGATCCGCGTCGTGTCGCAGGCGCCGAACAAGATCAGCGGACTGACGCTGGTGCTGGCATCGCCCGAATTCAACCGCCGATAG
- a CDS encoding acyl-CoA thioesterase, with amino-acid sequence MTDAAKPRGELTLRTLAMPGDANPAGDIFGGWVMAQMDLASGIRATERARGRVVTAAVKEMAFELPVKIGDTLSVYTDIDRVGRTSITLIVEAWANRARYAKMEKVTAGTFIMVALDEDGKPKQVPEA; translated from the coding sequence ATGACCGATGCCGCCAAACCGAGAGGCGAATTGACGCTCAGGACGCTTGCCATGCCCGGCGATGCAAATCCGGCCGGCGATATCTTCGGCGGCTGGGTCATGGCGCAAATGGACCTTGCCTCAGGCATCCGCGCCACCGAGCGCGCCAGAGGCCGCGTCGTCACCGCCGCCGTCAAGGAAATGGCCTTCGAGCTGCCGGTCAAGATCGGCGACACGCTGTCGGTCTATACCGATATCGATCGCGTCGGCCGCACCTCGATCACGCTGATCGTTGAAGCCTGGGCGAACCGTGCACGTTACGCCAAGATGGAAAAGGTCACAGCCGGCACCTTCATCATGGTGGCGCTCGACGAAGACGGCAAACCGAAACAAGTTCCCGAGGCGTGA